From Pandoraea norimbergensis, the proteins below share one genomic window:
- the rpsO gene encoding 30S ribosomal protein S15 → MSNAEIKKSDVVAQYARTANDTGSPEVQVALLTTRINELTPHFKAHMKDHHSRRGLLRMVSRRRKLLDYLKGKDADRYRALIEKLGLRK, encoded by the coding sequence ATGTCGAACGCAGAAATCAAGAAGTCGGACGTCGTGGCGCAATACGCCCGCACGGCCAATGACACCGGTTCCCCCGAAGTGCAAGTTGCGCTGCTGACCACGCGCATCAACGAACTGACGCCGCACTTCAAGGCTCACATGAAGGATCACCACAGCCGCCGCGGTCTGCTGCGCATGGTGAGCCGTCGTCGTAAGCTGCTCGATTACCTCAAGGGCAAGGATGCTGACCGCTACCGCGCCCTGATCGAGAAGCTGGGCCTGCGTAAGTAA
- a CDS encoding branched-chain amino acid ABC transporter substrate-binding protein: MKLHVLLARLLPCLCAVGLLAATGMAHAAPPIRLALIEGMSGPFGNAGAMVERNLRFAIERVNARGGVKLRDGAHPLELTVFDSKGAVEDSLVQLKAAGDLGIPFVLQGNSSAVASALIDAINKRNAREPGQRMLFFNYSAVDTALTNEQCSFWHFAFDANAAMRMQALTEAIKEDPSIQKVYLLNQDYSFGRQVAGLARQMIGAKRPDVQIVGEQFSPVGRVKDFTPYLARIRAAGADTVVTGSWGNDLTLLVKAAREQGMELKFYTFYGNALGAPAALGDAGVGRVYAVAEWHPNVGGEASDAFYKAFRARYPEARDDYPLLRMSVMIDMIASALEQAGTTDVTTVGRALENRRIREAPADAWMRPNDHQMIEPLYVSVMRRAGEPGVKFDNEGSGYGFKTVMELPASKVALPSTCRMARQR, from the coding sequence ATGAAACTTCACGTCTTGCTGGCGCGCTTGTTGCCGTGCCTATGCGCTGTTGGCCTGTTGGCTGCTACCGGAATGGCGCACGCTGCGCCGCCGATTCGCCTCGCGCTCATCGAAGGCATGAGCGGGCCGTTCGGCAATGCGGGCGCGATGGTCGAGCGCAATCTGCGCTTCGCGATCGAGCGCGTGAACGCCCGTGGCGGCGTGAAATTGCGCGACGGCGCGCATCCGCTCGAACTCACCGTTTTTGATAGCAAGGGAGCGGTCGAAGACAGTTTGGTGCAGCTCAAGGCGGCCGGTGATCTGGGCATTCCCTTTGTCTTGCAGGGCAACAGCTCGGCGGTGGCGTCAGCACTGATCGACGCGATCAACAAGCGCAACGCCCGCGAGCCGGGCCAGCGCATGCTGTTCTTCAACTACTCGGCGGTCGATACCGCGCTCACCAACGAGCAATGCAGCTTCTGGCACTTCGCCTTCGACGCGAATGCCGCGATGCGCATGCAGGCGCTGACCGAGGCGATCAAAGAAGATCCGAGCATCCAGAAGGTTTATCTGCTCAATCAGGATTACAGCTTCGGCCGGCAGGTCGCCGGGCTGGCTCGGCAGATGATCGGAGCGAAGCGTCCCGACGTGCAGATCGTGGGTGAGCAGTTCAGCCCGGTGGGCCGCGTGAAGGATTTCACGCCGTACCTCGCGCGCATCCGCGCCGCCGGTGCCGATACGGTGGTGACCGGTAGCTGGGGCAACGATCTCACGCTGTTGGTGAAAGCGGCGCGCGAGCAAGGCATGGAGCTGAAGTTCTACACGTTCTATGGCAACGCACTCGGCGCGCCTGCCGCCCTCGGTGACGCCGGGGTGGGGCGCGTGTATGCGGTGGCCGAGTGGCACCCGAACGTGGGTGGCGAGGCCTCGGATGCCTTCTACAAGGCGTTTCGCGCGCGTTATCCGGAGGCCCGTGACGACTATCCGCTGCTTCGCATGAGCGTGATGATCGACATGATCGCGTCCGCACTCGAACAGGCAGGAACCACCGACGTGACGACCGTGGGCCGTGCGCTGGAGAACCGCCGGATTCGCGAGGCGCCCGCCGACGCATGGATGCGCCCGAACGATCACCAGATGATCGAGCCGTTGTATGTCTCGGTGATGCGCCGTGCCGGCGAGCCGGGCGTGAAATTCGACAACGAAGGCTCGGGCTACGGTTTCAAGACGGTGATGGAATTGCCCGCCAGCAAGGTGGCGCTGCCGAGCACCTGCCGGATGGCACGGCAGCGATGA
- a CDS encoding MerR family transcriptional regulator, with protein MVSSDRNLTASEAARQLGVSGKALRLYEQHGLLAPGRTAAGYRQYGPEDMVRAGEVVALRKLGLSVAQVKAVLGGDAQALAGALELHEAMLLRDMAARAHQIARVRELRAELRNGRMPASGALTQLLRDQRHDESGRVPLDVGFALPWPWGGEWFELQDLPAITFLTGPLGSGKTRLAMQLAESIPGATFVGLDRSAPEGAPALVRASADDAARMARIDRATAWILEAGGEASADLRALLMALEADEDGAANSVDEVGEADEANEANEANEANEANEANEANEANEANEANEANEANEANEANEANEANEKRTSPVVVVDMVEQGLNQATQEALIRFLRHRAAMSPQRLILMTRSVHILDLCAVEPDELLILCPANHAPPFSVAPYPGARGYEALASCLAPIDVRARTQGMISWRPPAT; from the coding sequence ATGGTGTCTTCCGATCGAAATCTCACGGCGTCCGAGGCGGCGCGACAGCTTGGCGTATCAGGCAAGGCGCTGCGCCTCTACGAGCAACACGGCTTGCTGGCGCCGGGGCGCACTGCTGCGGGGTATCGTCAGTACGGCCCAGAGGACATGGTCCGTGCGGGGGAGGTCGTGGCACTGCGCAAACTGGGTCTGAGCGTGGCGCAGGTGAAGGCGGTGCTGGGTGGCGATGCGCAGGCGCTGGCAGGGGCGCTCGAGTTGCACGAGGCGATGCTGCTGCGCGATATGGCAGCCCGCGCGCACCAGATCGCCCGGGTGCGCGAACTGCGTGCTGAGCTTCGCAATGGACGGATGCCGGCGTCCGGCGCGCTGACACAACTGCTGCGCGATCAGCGTCACGACGAGTCGGGCAGGGTGCCGCTGGACGTCGGCTTCGCGCTGCCTTGGCCGTGGGGCGGCGAGTGGTTCGAATTGCAGGATCTGCCAGCGATCACGTTTCTCACGGGCCCGTTGGGCAGCGGCAAGACGCGGCTGGCGATGCAACTCGCCGAATCGATACCGGGTGCCACGTTTGTTGGTCTGGATCGATCCGCGCCGGAAGGTGCACCCGCTTTGGTGCGGGCTTCGGCTGACGACGCTGCGCGCATGGCGCGCATCGATCGAGCCACCGCATGGATTCTGGAAGCGGGCGGAGAGGCCAGCGCCGATTTGCGTGCGCTGCTGATGGCACTTGAAGCCGACGAGGATGGCGCAGCCAACTCGGTTGACGAAGTTGGTGAAGCTGACGAGGCCAACGAGGCCAATGAGGCCAACGAGGCCAACGAGGCCAACGAGGCCAACGAGGCCAACGAGGCCAACGAGGCCAACGAGGCCAACGAGGCCAATGAGGCCAATGAGGCCAATGAGGCCAATGAGGCCAATGAGGCCAACGAGAAGCGCACCTCTCCTGTCGTCGTTGTCGACATGGTGGAGCAGGGGTTGAATCAGGCGACGCAGGAGGCATTGATCCGCTTCCTGCGCCATCGCGCGGCCATGTCGCCCCAGCGGTTGATTTTGATGACGCGCTCGGTGCACATCCTCGATCTGTGCGCCGTCGAGCCCGATGAGTTGTTGATCCTGTGCCCGGCAAATCACGCGCCGCCGTTCAGCGTTGCCCCGTATCCCGGTGCGCGCGGCTACGAGGCGCTCGCGTCATGTCTGGCGCCGATCGATGTACGGGCGCGCACGCAGGGCATGATTTCGTGGCGCCCGCCCGCGACCTGA
- the pnp gene encoding polyribonucleotide nucleotidyltransferase: MQMFNKVVKSFQWGQNTVRMETGEIARQASGAVLVDMDDTVILATVVGAKKAKAGQDFFPLTVDYLEKTYAAGKIPGGFFKREGRPSENETLTSRLIDRPIRPLFPEGFYNEVQVVVQVVSLNPEVPADIPALIGASAALAISGLPFNGPVGAARVAYVDSQYVLNPSREQIAKSQLDLVVAGTEQAVLMVESEAKELPEDVMLGAVVFGHEQLQTAINAIHDLVRDGGKAEWDWTPAGKNEALIAQVTELADASLRAAYQTREKQARTQELRTVTSDVLAKLGEAAAAKGEAAPDAIEVGNILFDLEAKIVRSQILAGEPRIDGRDTRTVRPISIRTGVLPRAHGSALFTRGETQALVVATLGTKSDEQIIDALQGEYRDRFMLHYNFPPFSTGETGRVGSPKRREIGHGRLAKRALVACLPGADDFGYTVRVVSEITESNGSSSMASVCGGSLAMMDAGVPLTSPVAGIAMGLILDGNKFAVLTDILGDEDHLGDMDFKVAGTSNGVTALQMDIKIQGITKEIMQVALAQAKEGRLHILEKMTEAQSGVRTELSEFAPRMVTIKINPEKIRDVIGKGGSVIRALTEETGTSIDISDDGVVTIASPSAEGIAEAKRRIELITVEVEVGQVYDGTVLKLLEFGAIVSVLPGKDGLLHISEILNERINNINDYLKEGQSVRVKVIQQDDKGRLRLSHKALTEEERVGAAVVTKHEG; this comes from the coding sequence GTGCAAATGTTCAATAAAGTCGTCAAGTCTTTCCAGTGGGGCCAAAACACGGTTCGCATGGAGACGGGTGAGATCGCTCGTCAAGCGTCGGGCGCTGTGCTCGTCGACATGGACGATACCGTCATTCTGGCAACGGTTGTTGGCGCCAAGAAGGCCAAGGCAGGCCAGGACTTCTTCCCGCTGACCGTCGATTACCTTGAAAAGACTTACGCCGCCGGCAAGATCCCGGGTGGCTTCTTCAAGCGTGAAGGCCGTCCGTCGGAAAACGAAACGCTGACGTCGCGCCTGATCGACCGTCCGATCCGCCCGCTGTTCCCGGAAGGCTTCTACAACGAAGTCCAGGTGGTGGTGCAGGTTGTCTCGCTGAACCCGGAAGTGCCGGCCGATATCCCGGCCCTGATCGGTGCTTCGGCCGCGCTGGCCATCTCGGGTCTGCCGTTCAACGGCCCGGTTGGTGCCGCACGCGTTGCCTACGTCGACAGCCAGTACGTGCTGAACCCGTCGCGTGAGCAGATCGCCAAGTCGCAACTGGATCTGGTCGTCGCCGGTACGGAACAAGCCGTGCTGATGGTGGAATCGGAAGCCAAGGAACTGCCGGAAGACGTGATGCTGGGCGCTGTGGTGTTCGGTCACGAGCAACTGCAAACGGCCATCAACGCGATTCACGACCTGGTGCGTGACGGTGGTAAGGCTGAGTGGGATTGGACCCCGGCCGGCAAGAACGAAGCGCTGATCGCACAAGTGACCGAGCTGGCTGACGCCTCGTTGCGCGCCGCTTACCAGACGCGTGAAAAGCAAGCACGTACGCAAGAACTGCGTACCGTGACGAGCGACGTGCTGGCCAAGCTGGGTGAAGCTGCTGCTGCCAAGGGCGAAGCTGCCCCGGACGCGATCGAAGTCGGCAACATCCTGTTCGATCTGGAAGCCAAGATCGTGCGTAGCCAGATTCTGGCAGGCGAGCCGCGTATCGACGGCCGCGACACGCGCACCGTGCGTCCGATCTCGATTCGCACCGGCGTGCTGCCGCGTGCGCACGGTTCGGCACTGTTCACGCGTGGCGAAACGCAGGCACTCGTGGTGGCCACGCTGGGCACCAAGAGCGACGAGCAGATCATCGACGCGCTGCAAGGCGAGTACCGTGACCGCTTCATGCTGCACTACAACTTCCCGCCGTTCTCGACGGGTGAAACGGGGCGCGTGGGTTCGCCCAAGCGTCGCGAAATCGGTCACGGCCGTCTGGCCAAGCGTGCTCTGGTGGCTTGCCTGCCGGGCGCTGACGATTTCGGCTACACCGTGCGTGTGGTGTCGGAAATTACCGAGTCGAACGGTTCGTCGTCGATGGCATCGGTGTGCGGCGGCAGCCTCGCCATGATGGACGCTGGTGTGCCGCTGACCTCGCCGGTCGCCGGTATCGCCATGGGCCTGATCCTCGACGGCAACAAGTTTGCCGTGCTGACCGACATTCTCGGCGACGAAGATCACCTGGGCGACATGGACTTCAAGGTGGCAGGTACGTCGAACGGCGTGACCGCACTCCAGATGGACATCAAGATCCAAGGCATCACGAAGGAAATCATGCAAGTGGCACTGGCGCAAGCCAAGGAAGGCCGTCTGCATATTCTCGAGAAGATGACCGAAGCCCAGTCGGGCGTGCGTACGGAGCTGTCGGAATTCGCACCGCGCATGGTCACCATCAAGATCAACCCGGAAAAGATCCGTGACGTGATCGGCAAGGGTGGTTCGGTGATTCGCGCGCTGACCGAAGAAACGGGCACCAGCATCGACATCTCGGACGACGGCGTGGTCACCATCGCCAGCCCGAGCGCTGAAGGTATTGCTGAAGCCAAGCGTCGCATTGAACTGATCACGGTGGAAGTGGAAGTGGGTCAGGTCTACGACGGCACCGTGCTCAAGCTGCTTGAGTTCGGCGCGATCGTCTCGGTGCTGCCGGGCAAGGATGGTCTGCTGCACATCTCGGAAATCCTGAATGAGCGCATCAACAACATCAACGACTACCTGAAGGAAGGTCAGTCGGTGCGTGTGAAGGTGATTCAGCAGGACGACAAGGGCCGTCTGCGTCTGTCGCACAAGGCTCTGACCGAAGAAGAGCGCGTTGGCGCAGCGGTTGTGACCAAGCACGAAGGGTAA
- the gudD gene encoding glucarate dehydratase — MTRTPIVTELRVVPVAGRDSMLLNLSGAHGPFFTRNLVILKDSAGHTGVGEVPGGESIRKTLEDARPYVVGQSIASGQAILGQTRRTFADRDAGGRGLQTFDLRTTIHAVTALEAALLDLLGQHLEVPVAALLGEGQQRTEVAMLGYLFFIGDRHATDLPYDDNRHARDDWERVRTEVAMTPDAVVRLAEAAHARYGFQDFKLKGGVLEGDAEIEAVTALAKRFPQARVTLDPNGAWSLAEAIRLCRDKHDVLAYAEDPCGAENGYSGREVMAEFRRATGLPTATNMIATDWRQMGHAIQLQSVDIPLADPHFWTMQGSVRVAQMCNDWGLTWGSHSNNHFDVSLAMFTHVAAAAPGNITAIDTHWIWQDGQYLTQNPLQIVNGKVQVPTTPGLGVTLDMDAVEAAHAQYLEHGLGARDDSVAMQYLIPDWKFDPKRPCLVR, encoded by the coding sequence ATGACCCGAACCCCCATCGTTACCGAACTGCGTGTCGTTCCTGTCGCTGGACGCGACAGCATGCTGCTGAACCTGAGCGGCGCCCACGGCCCGTTCTTCACGCGCAATCTGGTGATCCTGAAAGACAGCGCCGGACACACCGGCGTTGGCGAAGTCCCCGGTGGCGAATCAATTCGCAAGACCCTCGAAGATGCACGTCCGTATGTCGTCGGCCAGTCGATTGCCAGTGGGCAGGCGATTCTCGGTCAGACGCGCCGTACATTTGCCGATCGCGACGCCGGCGGCCGAGGCCTGCAAACCTTCGATCTGCGCACGACGATTCACGCGGTCACGGCCCTCGAAGCGGCACTGCTCGATCTGCTGGGCCAGCATCTCGAAGTGCCGGTCGCCGCCCTCCTCGGCGAAGGCCAGCAACGCACTGAAGTGGCCATGCTGGGTTATCTCTTTTTCATCGGTGACCGGCACGCGACGGACTTGCCGTATGACGACAACCGCCACGCCCGCGACGACTGGGAACGCGTGCGCACGGAAGTGGCCATGACCCCCGACGCTGTCGTGCGTCTGGCGGAAGCCGCCCATGCGCGATACGGCTTTCAGGATTTCAAGCTCAAAGGCGGTGTGCTCGAAGGCGACGCAGAAATCGAAGCCGTCACTGCGCTGGCGAAGCGCTTTCCGCAAGCGCGCGTCACGCTCGATCCGAACGGTGCATGGTCACTAGCGGAAGCCATTCGTCTGTGCCGCGACAAGCACGACGTGCTCGCCTACGCCGAAGACCCCTGCGGCGCAGAAAACGGCTACTCGGGACGCGAGGTGATGGCCGAATTCCGGCGCGCCACCGGCCTGCCGACGGCCACCAACATGATCGCGACCGACTGGCGTCAGATGGGCCACGCGATTCAGTTGCAGTCAGTGGACATTCCGCTGGCCGATCCGCACTTCTGGACGATGCAGGGTTCCGTGCGCGTCGCGCAGATGTGTAACGACTGGGGCCTGACGTGGGGCTCGCACTCGAACAATCACTTCGACGTGTCGCTCGCCATGTTCACGCACGTGGCGGCTGCGGCACCCGGCAACATCACCGCAATCGATACGCACTGGATCTGGCAGGACGGTCAGTACCTGACGCAAAACCCGCTGCAAATCGTGAATGGCAAGGTGCAGGTGCCGACGACACCCGGGTTGGGTGTGACGCTCGACATGGACGCCGTGGAAGCTGCCCATGCGCAGTACCTTGAACATGGGCTCGGTGCACGCGATGACAGCGTGGCGATGCAGTACTTGATTCCGGACTGGAAGTTCGATCCGAAGCGGCCCTGCCTCGTGCGTTGA
- a CDS encoding LysR substrate-binding domain-containing protein — protein MNALRSFEAAGRLNSLTLAAEALNVTQSAVAQQIRVLESFFGQKLFERDGRTVRLTVRGRHYWTDVSACLGRLAEATEQMLDGTHHLPIRVNASTSFTHAWLLPQLAHFRSHHPDIEVEIVTTPDQHVGQIDETSDVVIRRYTPELRRQGFVSKPWLRSEAVAVCAPDLPSLEALHTPADLLHAPLLHYAGLPQGWQYWFHCAQVSVGETLRGPIFDEFLLALRAASSGHGICLAPRAVIQDDLDRGKLVALFDDTVRLEGPPYHCLYRADDDPRLATFIDWLVSRAPDTHRPVIAG, from the coding sequence TTGAACGCCCTGCGAAGTTTCGAGGCCGCCGGCCGGCTGAACAGCCTGACGCTTGCCGCCGAAGCGCTGAACGTCACCCAGAGCGCCGTCGCCCAGCAAATTCGCGTGCTTGAATCCTTTTTCGGCCAGAAACTGTTCGAACGCGATGGCCGTACCGTGCGCCTGACGGTGCGCGGCCGCCACTACTGGACGGACGTATCGGCCTGCCTCGGCCGGCTCGCCGAAGCCACCGAGCAGATGCTCGACGGCACTCACCACTTGCCGATTCGTGTGAACGCCTCGACGTCGTTCACGCACGCGTGGCTGCTGCCGCAACTCGCTCATTTCCGCAGCCATCATCCCGACATCGAGGTGGAAATCGTCACGACGCCGGATCAGCACGTCGGGCAAATCGACGAAACAAGTGACGTCGTGATTCGCCGATACACGCCGGAACTGCGCCGCCAGGGCTTCGTCTCGAAACCCTGGTTGCGCAGCGAGGCGGTGGCGGTCTGCGCCCCGGACCTCCCGTCGCTTGAAGCGTTGCACACCCCCGCCGATCTGCTTCATGCCCCGCTGCTGCACTACGCGGGCCTGCCGCAAGGGTGGCAATACTGGTTCCATTGCGCGCAAGTCAGCGTGGGCGAAACGTTACGCGGGCCGATCTTCGACGAGTTTCTGCTGGCGCTGCGCGCGGCGTCGAGTGGACACGGTATCTGTCTCGCCCCGCGCGCCGTGATTCAGGACGATCTCGATCGCGGCAAGCTGGTCGCCCTCTTCGACGACACCGTCCGTCTCGAAGGCCCGCCCTATCACTGCCTGTATCGGGCTGACGACGACCCGCGCCTGGCCACCTTCATCGACTGGCTGGTCAGCCGCGCGCCCGACACACATCGGCCAGTGATCGCCGGGTAG
- a CDS encoding SDR family oxidoreductase, whose protein sequence is MPQQTFLVTGATRGIGFAISALLAEQGHRVVGIARHTADVNFPGTLVECDLADVDQTRDTLHSIGGRFEITGIVNNAGIASPQPLEQLDFATLQQVFDLNVRAAIQVTQHFVGAMKARRYGRIVNITSRAIYGGLDRTAYAAAKSALVGCTRTWALELAEYGITSNAVAPGPVETELFRKSRPVGSEAERRILATIPMRRLGDPAEIASAAVFFLSESASFVTGQVLGVDGGGSLGGRS, encoded by the coding sequence ATGCCACAGCAAACGTTTCTCGTCACCGGTGCCACACGCGGCATCGGCTTCGCGATCAGCGCCCTGCTCGCGGAACAAGGCCACCGCGTCGTGGGCATCGCGCGCCATACGGCCGATGTCAATTTTCCCGGCACACTCGTCGAATGCGATCTCGCCGACGTGGATCAGACGCGCGATACGCTACACAGTATCGGCGGGCGCTTCGAGATCACCGGCATCGTAAACAATGCCGGCATCGCGTCGCCACAGCCGCTGGAGCAACTCGACTTCGCCACACTGCAACAGGTGTTCGATCTGAACGTGCGTGCGGCAATTCAGGTGACGCAACACTTTGTTGGCGCCATGAAGGCGCGCCGTTACGGGCGCATCGTCAACATCACCAGCCGCGCCATCTACGGGGGACTGGATCGCACCGCGTATGCCGCAGCAAAAAGCGCGTTGGTGGGATGCACGCGCACCTGGGCACTCGAACTCGCGGAATATGGCATCACCAGCAACGCCGTCGCGCCGGGCCCCGTGGAAACCGAGTTGTTCCGCAAATCGCGCCCCGTCGGCAGCGAAGCCGAGCGCAGAATTCTCGCCACCATCCCCATGCGCCGCCTCGGCGACCCCGCCGAAATTGCTTCGGCTGCCGTCTTCTTTCTGTCGGAATCGGCCAGCTTCGTCACCGGGCAGGTACTGGGTGTCGATGGCGGCGGCAGTCTTGGCGGACGCTCATGA
- a CDS encoding MATE family efflux transporter: MWHDIKRIAALAWPVLIGQLAVIAFGVMDTAMVGRASAFDLASLALGGSIYITVYVGLMGILVALSPIAAQRFGAGERLEIGEEVRQAIWLALFLAIPGFLLLTHPQFILRLSQANPELEVRASAYLQILAFGLPAALLFRVYSSLSTAVAQPRIVMAIQVTGLALKVPLNLALIYGVERIGIPPLGSTGCAIATTAINWVSCALGLTLMVRHSKLREFGIFSHFCWPQWHAIRTLLKLGVPMGLSYLIEVTAFSFMAIFITRLGDTTLAGHQIAANLGALTYMLPMSIAIATATLTAQAIGARNFSAAHLVGRHGILFAGMLSAGLASLVWLTRPWIVEAYTTDPAVAAVATPLLAFVAFYHLFDALQVSAVFVLRAWKVAVIPTVIYAVSLWGVGLGGGYVLGFDSWGLSPTWLHGATGFWFANGASLAVAACGLLCYLRWVASAKGGRGLAS; encoded by the coding sequence ATGTGGCATGACATCAAACGCATCGCCGCGCTCGCGTGGCCGGTTCTGATCGGCCAGCTCGCGGTCATCGCCTTCGGGGTGATGGACACGGCGATGGTCGGGCGCGCCTCGGCCTTCGATCTGGCCTCGCTCGCCCTCGGCGGCTCGATCTACATCACCGTGTACGTCGGCCTGATGGGCATTCTCGTTGCGCTCTCCCCAATCGCGGCCCAACGCTTCGGCGCCGGTGAGCGACTGGAGATCGGCGAGGAAGTGCGTCAGGCGATCTGGCTCGCCCTCTTTCTGGCGATTCCGGGCTTCCTGCTCCTCACGCATCCGCAATTCATCCTGCGTCTGTCGCAAGCCAATCCTGAGTTGGAAGTGCGGGCAAGCGCGTATCTCCAGATTCTGGCGTTCGGCCTGCCCGCCGCACTGCTGTTCCGTGTGTACTCGTCGCTGTCGACGGCCGTCGCGCAACCGCGCATCGTCATGGCCATTCAGGTCACCGGTCTCGCGCTGAAGGTGCCGCTCAATCTCGCCCTGATTTACGGCGTCGAGCGCATCGGCATTCCGCCGCTGGGCAGCACGGGCTGCGCCATTGCCACGACGGCGATCAACTGGGTGTCGTGCGCGCTGGGGCTCACGCTGATGGTGCGGCATTCGAAGCTGCGCGAGTTCGGCATCTTCTCGCATTTCTGCTGGCCGCAATGGCACGCCATTCGTACGCTGCTGAAGCTCGGCGTGCCGATGGGATTGAGCTACCTGATCGAAGTGACGGCGTTCTCGTTCATGGCGATCTTCATCACGCGCCTGGGCGACACCACACTGGCCGGTCACCAGATCGCCGCCAACCTCGGCGCATTGACGTACATGCTGCCGATGTCGATCGCCATTGCCACCGCGACACTCACGGCGCAGGCCATCGGCGCACGCAACTTCAGCGCCGCTCACCTCGTCGGACGCCACGGCATCCTGTTCGCCGGCATGCTCAGCGCAGGGCTGGCGAGCCTCGTCTGGCTCACCCGCCCGTGGATCGTGGAAGCCTACACGACCGACCCGGCGGTGGCCGCCGTGGCCACCCCACTGCTGGCCTTCGTCGCGTTCTATCACCTGTTCGACGCACTGCAAGTGAGCGCCGTCTTCGTGCTGCGCGCATGGAAAGTGGCGGTCATCCCGACCGTCATCTACGCGGTGTCGCTGTGGGGCGTCGGTCTCGGTGGCGGCTACGTGCTGGGCTTCGATAGCTGGGGGCTCTCCCCGACGTGGCTGCACGGCGCTACCGGCTTCTGGTTTGCCAACGGCGCGAGCCTCGCGGTCGCGGCGTGCGGCCTGCTGTGCTACCTGCGCTGGGTCGCAAGCGCGAAAGGCGGACGAGGTCTGGCGAGCTAA